In Urechidicola croceus, a single window of DNA contains:
- the rfbC gene encoding dTDP-4-dehydrorhamnose 3,5-epimerase, which translates to MKITKTKLDGCFIIEPTILKDKRGYFYESFNSKKFNELTGLNINFVQDNQALSSKGVLRGLHYQVGKDAQAKLVRVLKGKVLDVAVDIRKESPTYGEYVSVKLSAKNHKQLFVPRGFAHGYIVLSKTALFFYKCDNFYNKQAEGGIMYNDPTISIDWKLPQSEFIISEKDKVQPSIENAKI; encoded by the coding sequence ATTTTAAAAGATAAAAGAGGCTATTTCTATGAAAGTTTTAATTCCAAAAAATTTAATGAATTAACAGGATTAAATATCAATTTCGTTCAAGACAATCAAGCACTGTCTTCTAAAGGTGTTTTGAGAGGGTTACATTACCAAGTAGGTAAAGATGCCCAAGCTAAATTGGTTAGAGTATTGAAAGGTAAAGTCTTAGATGTTGCGGTAGATATTAGAAAAGAATCTCCAACCTACGGAGAATATGTTTCAGTTAAACTATCCGCAAAAAATCACAAACAACTATTTGTTCCAAGAGGTTTTGCACATGGTTATATTGTGTTGAGCAAGACAGCTTTATTTTTTTACAAATGTGATAATTTTTATAATAAACAAGCCGAAGGAGGAATTATGTATAATGATCCTACAATTAGTATTGATTGGAAATTGCCTCAAAGCGAATTTATTATTTCTGAAAAAGATAAAGTACAGCCTTCAATTGAAAATGCGAAGATATGA
- the rfbD gene encoding dTDP-4-dehydrorhamnose reductase, with protein MTTVLVTGGNGQLARSIKANEIENVQFIYYDASELDIYQISQVQSVFKKNKIDYCINCAAYTAVDAAESNQELAFNVNTLGAKNLAIACLEYNVVLIHISTDFVFDGGNIKPYTELDIPNPLSFYGKTKLEGEQFIQSIFDNYFIIRTSWLYSEFGNNFMKTMLRLGKEKKSLSIVNDQIGTPTYAVDLAKVILKIIVTKNSKFGTYHYSNNGETSWFGFAEEIFNQCNNNIELKAIKSEDYPTAAIRPKYSVLNKTKIQQAIEIKIPFWKDSLKVALANSNTQ; from the coding sequence ATGACAACAGTTTTAGTAACCGGTGGTAATGGACAATTAGCAAGGTCTATTAAAGCAAATGAGATTGAGAACGTTCAATTTATTTATTATGATGCAAGCGAATTAGATATTTATCAGATATCACAAGTTCAGTCTGTTTTTAAAAAAAATAAAATAGACTATTGCATTAATTGTGCTGCTTATACGGCAGTTGATGCTGCTGAATCAAATCAGGAACTAGCATTTAATGTAAATACACTTGGAGCTAAAAATTTAGCTATAGCATGTTTAGAATACAATGTAGTTTTAATTCATATTTCTACAGACTTTGTTTTTGATGGGGGTAATATTAAACCATATACTGAGTTAGATATTCCTAATCCATTAAGTTTTTATGGTAAAACAAAATTGGAAGGAGAGCAATTTATTCAATCAATTTTTGATAATTATTTTATTATTAGAACTTCGTGGTTGTATTCTGAATTTGGAAACAATTTTATGAAAACCATGCTAAGGTTAGGTAAAGAGAAAAAGTCTTTATCAATTGTAAATGACCAAATAGGAACGCCTACGTATGCTGTTGATTTAGCTAAAGTAATTCTAAAAATAATTGTGACTAAAAATAGCAAATTTGGAACGTATCATTATAGTAATAATGGAGAAACAAGTTGGTTTGGTTTTGCAGAAGAAATTTTCAATCAATGTAATAATAATATTGAGTTAAAAGCAATAAAATCAGAAGACTATCCAACAGCAGCAATAAGACCAAAATATAGTGTTTTAAACAAAACCAAAATTCAACAAGCCATAGAAATTAAAATTCCATTTTGGAAGGATAGTTTAAAAGTTGCGTTAGCCAATAGTAATACTCAATAA
- a CDS encoding S41 family peptidase, whose translation MKNMKKKITGVLLVFAISISWSYKSDFFEIAKQIEIYTTLFKELNLYYVDEINPADIMDKTIQNTLSELDPYTRFYDEQGVENAKISAEGEYGGIGATTTYRNKNLIVREVYKDYPANKAGIIPGDIIVKIDNTILENQSEDIVRSLLKGLPSSTVSIQVKRQNQLLDFNITRETVEINPVPFYEMVDDEVGYISFIKFNKKAAKEVRNAFLDLKSQGMSKLIIDVRKNPGGLLNEAVDIVNFFIPKNKVVVTTKAKLDKWSNTYKTKNEPLDTEIPITILIDGRSASASEILAGALQDYDRAVIVGERSFGKGLVQRSRKLSYGTQLKLTISKYYTPSGRCIQELDYANREGDDIPKFSDLGVSEFKTENGRKVFDGGGVAPDLEIKKPEKTEATIALLSSDEFFNFVTSYYFKNPSVAEPNNFQLGENEFSLLKTYITNNSENFKLKTEYSLEKALESAKNENLNINTEYLQLLRKIKEEKISSLDLNKDEIIEELTSEIINRYYFKEGEYQQKLVFDTLIKESLSVLKNENRYKEILQ comes from the coding sequence ATGAAAAACATGAAGAAAAAAATTACAGGAGTACTTTTAGTTTTTGCGATTTCGATTTCATGGTCTTATAAATCAGATTTTTTCGAAATTGCTAAGCAAATAGAAATATACACGACTCTTTTTAAGGAATTAAATTTATACTACGTAGATGAAATTAATCCTGCAGACATAATGGATAAGACAATTCAGAATACGTTGAGTGAATTAGATCCATATACGCGTTTTTATGATGAACAAGGAGTAGAAAATGCTAAAATTTCTGCAGAAGGGGAGTACGGAGGTATAGGTGCAACCACCACCTATAGAAATAAAAATTTAATAGTAAGAGAAGTTTACAAAGATTATCCAGCAAATAAAGCAGGAATAATTCCTGGTGATATTATTGTCAAAATAGACAATACCATTTTAGAAAATCAATCAGAAGACATTGTTCGATCCTTACTAAAAGGTTTACCAAGTTCAACAGTATCTATTCAAGTAAAAAGGCAAAATCAACTTTTAGATTTTAATATAACTCGAGAAACTGTAGAAATAAACCCAGTACCATTTTATGAAATGGTTGATGATGAGGTTGGATATATTTCTTTCATTAAATTTAATAAAAAAGCAGCAAAGGAAGTTAGAAACGCCTTTTTAGATTTAAAATCTCAAGGAATGTCAAAACTTATTATTGATGTTAGAAAAAATCCAGGAGGACTTTTAAATGAAGCAGTAGATATAGTCAATTTTTTTATTCCAAAAAACAAAGTGGTTGTAACTACTAAAGCAAAATTAGATAAATGGAGTAATACTTATAAAACTAAAAACGAACCTTTAGATACTGAAATTCCAATAACTATTTTAATAGATGGTCGTTCAGCATCTGCTTCAGAAATATTGGCAGGAGCACTTCAAGATTATGATAGAGCTGTCATTGTTGGTGAACGTTCATTTGGTAAAGGATTAGTACAACGAAGTAGAAAATTATCTTATGGAACACAACTAAAATTAACAATTTCAAAGTATTATACTCCAAGCGGAAGATGTATTCAAGAATTGGATTATGCAAATCGTGAAGGTGATGATATTCCAAAATTTTCAGACTTAGGTGTAAGTGAATTTAAAACAGAAAACGGAAGAAAAGTTTTTGACGGTGGAGGTGTAGCACCAGATTTAGAAATTAAAAAGCCAGAAAAAACAGAAGCAACAATTGCGCTATTGTCATCTGATGAGTTTTTTAATTTTGTGACTTCTTATTATTTTAAAAACCCTTCTGTTGCTGAACCTAATAATTTTCAATTAGGCGAAAATGAATTTTCGTTACTTAAAACATATATTACTAATAATTCAGAAAATTTTAAATTGAAAACGGAATATTCATTAGAAAAGGCTCTAGAAAGTGCAAAAAATGAAAACCTAAATATAAATACTGAATATTTACAATTACTACGTAAAATTAAGGAAGAAAAAATCTCTTCCTTAGATTTAAATAAAGATGAAATTATAGAAGAATTAACAAGTGAAATTATTAATAGATATTATTTTAAAGAAGGAGAATATCAGCAAAAATTAGTATTTGACACTTTAATTAAAGAATCGTTGAGTGTGCTTAAAAATGAAAATCGTTATAAGGAGATTTTACAATAA
- a CDS encoding DUF6909 family protein, which translates to MKEIKIKGRTRAQESSAAIEKLYITMRHLFSRGFYKPMGISGEALRESLLLLRPEIYGSIAEEKVELNGLTYVLDRLPIGIEECKYINLTADEGYSKSHFTAIVPPKRRRNCYRIDKDQMNIEVTRGRSEIYDILTHLTFLFIESHKIMRRVLINDGPKTIREWGLLEEIVLSNKKLTQKEREVTLAHVGNIIGRTFEEILDIHTVLSEEKNPDRFFHIIYWLGHLAINEDLLNKKREITFSPLLRERIGHHIYGEIWANNIKKVLKKEELLERPIHIISANMHSVMNSIYAPIALKNQVKKEDEIALFELLSDHKSDSLREKVKDLALKNGLIYIKDESGTNINVQVIDTQKINFDLTTYNVTHSGIDKPVIVVMDYAFGEQAYETMDELLKPYFSESGKKNHLNVESISIMGKAGILEGGKGDVMIPSSHIFEGTADNYPFKNELKKKDLEGLGVDVYEGAMISVLGTSLQNKNILEFFHDSTWSVIGLEMEGAHYQKAIQAASKIRGNISKKVKVRYAYYASDNPLETGSTLASGGLGTTGVRPTYVITQKILEQIF; encoded by the coding sequence ATGAAAGAAATAAAGATAAAAGGTAGAACTAGAGCCCAAGAATCATCAGCTGCAATAGAAAAATTGTATATTACAATGAGACATTTGTTTAGTAGAGGATTCTATAAACCTATGGGGATTTCTGGTGAAGCACTTCGCGAATCTTTATTATTACTTCGTCCAGAAATATACGGCTCAATTGCTGAAGAAAAAGTTGAATTAAATGGATTAACGTATGTTTTAGATCGACTTCCAATAGGAATTGAAGAATGTAAATATATCAATCTTACTGCTGATGAAGGCTACTCAAAGTCACATTTCACAGCAATAGTACCACCTAAAAGACGTCGTAATTGTTATCGAATTGACAAAGATCAGATGAATATTGAGGTTACTCGTGGCCGTTCTGAAATTTATGATATTTTAACTCATTTAACATTTCTATTTATTGAATCTCATAAAATAATGAGAAGAGTATTAATAAATGATGGGCCAAAGACAATTCGAGAATGGGGTCTTCTTGAAGAAATTGTTCTTAGCAATAAAAAGTTAACTCAAAAAGAACGAGAAGTAACCTTAGCACATGTTGGAAATATTATTGGTAGAACTTTTGAAGAAATATTAGATATTCACACAGTTTTATCCGAAGAAAAAAATCCGGATAGATTTTTTCATATTATTTATTGGTTAGGGCATTTAGCAATTAATGAAGATTTACTCAATAAAAAGAGAGAAATTACTTTTAGTCCATTGTTAAGAGAAAGAATTGGTCATCATATTTATGGTGAAATTTGGGCAAATAATATAAAAAAGGTATTAAAAAAAGAAGAGTTACTAGAAAGACCTATTCATATAATTAGTGCAAATATGCATAGTGTTATGAACTCAATATATGCTCCAATAGCACTTAAGAATCAGGTCAAAAAGGAAGATGAAATTGCATTATTTGAACTGTTAAGTGATCATAAAAGTGATTCTCTTAGAGAAAAAGTAAAAGATTTAGCATTAAAAAATGGACTGATTTATATAAAAGATGAGTCAGGAACCAACATTAATGTACAAGTAATAGATACTCAAAAAATAAATTTCGATTTAACCACTTATAATGTGACTCATTCAGGAATAGATAAGCCAGTTATTGTTGTTATGGATTATGCTTTTGGAGAACAGGCTTATGAAACAATGGATGAACTTTTAAAGCCCTATTTTTCAGAATCTGGCAAAAAAAACCATTTAAATGTTGAGTCAATATCAATTATGGGTAAAGCCGGAATTTTAGAAGGAGGAAAAGGAGATGTAATGATACCTTCGTCACATATTTTTGAAGGGACAGCGGACAATTATCCATTTAAAAATGAGTTAAAGAAAAAAGATTTAGAAGGATTAGGTGTTGACGTTTATGAAGGAGCAATGATTTCAGTTTTAGGAACCTCACTTCAAAATAAAAACATTTTAGAATTTTTCCATGATTCTACTTGGAGTGTAATTGGTCTTGAAATGGAAGGTGCGCATTATCAAAAAGCGATACAAGCAGCATCAAAAATAAGAGGAAATATTTCTAAGAAAGTCAAGGTTCGTTATGCCTATTATGCTTCTGATAATCCATTAGAGACAGGAAGTACATTGGCTTCTGGCGGATTAGGCACGACAGGAGTAAGGCCAACATATGTAATAACACAAAAAATATTAGAACAGATATTTTAA
- the gmd gene encoding GDP-mannose 4,6-dehydratase codes for MQKKIALITGVTGQDGAYLSEFLLKKGYIVHGLKRRSSLFNTDRIDHLYQDPHIDNRNFFLHYGDMTDSTNLIRLIQEIQPDEIYNLAAMSHVHVSFEVPEYTANADGIGTLRILDAVRLLGLEKKTRIYQASTSELYGQVQEVPQSETTPFYPRSPYAVAKMYAYWITVNYREAYGMYACNGILFNHESPIRGETFVTRKITRATSRIALGLQDKFYLGNLDAQRDWGHAKDYVRMMWMILQADQPEDWVIATGKTTTVRDFVKMSFAETGIELEFKGEGVDEKAFVKSCNNPEYQLEIGKEVLSVDPKYFRPTEVELLIGDPTKAKTKLGWELKYDLQALVKDMMTSDLTLMKKDQYLKDGGYTTLNYFE; via the coding sequence ATGCAAAAAAAAATAGCATTAATAACAGGAGTTACAGGGCAAGATGGGGCATATTTAAGTGAGTTCTTATTAAAGAAAGGTTATATTGTTCATGGTTTGAAAAGAAGATCTTCATTATTTAATACTGATAGAATAGACCATTTATATCAAGATCCACATATTGACAATCGTAATTTTTTCTTGCATTATGGTGATATGACTGATAGTACGAATCTAATACGTCTTATTCAAGAAATCCAGCCAGACGAAATTTATAATTTGGCAGCAATGAGTCATGTACACGTGTCGTTTGAAGTTCCAGAATATACTGCCAATGCAGATGGTATAGGAACACTTAGGATATTAGACGCTGTACGTCTTTTAGGTTTGGAAAAAAAGACAAGAATTTACCAAGCATCAACATCTGAATTATATGGTCAAGTACAAGAAGTTCCTCAGTCAGAAACTACACCTTTTTACCCTAGAAGCCCTTATGCAGTAGCCAAAATGTATGCATACTGGATTACTGTTAACTATAGAGAAGCTTATGGAATGTATGCGTGTAATGGTATTTTATTCAATCATGAATCTCCTATTAGAGGAGAAACATTTGTAACACGTAAAATTACAAGAGCAACATCAAGAATAGCATTAGGGTTACAAGATAAATTTTATTTAGGAAATCTAGATGCTCAAAGAGATTGGGGTCATGCCAAAGATTATGTCCGTATGATGTGGATGATTTTGCAGGCTGATCAACCAGAAGATTGGGTTATTGCAACTGGAAAAACTACAACAGTAAGAGATTTTGTAAAAATGAGTTTTGCAGAAACTGGTATTGAATTAGAGTTCAAAGGAGAAGGAGTTGATGAAAAAGCATTTGTAAAATCTTGTAACAATCCTGAGTATCAATTAGAAATAGGCAAAGAAGTATTGTCTGTAGATCCAAAATATTTTAGGCCTACTGAAGTCGAATTATTAATTGGAGATCCAACTAAAGCAAAAACAAAATTAGGCTGGGAATTAAAATATGATTTACAAGCTTTGGTCAAAGATATGATGACAAGTGATTTAACTTTAATGAAGAAAGACCAATACCTAAAAGACGGTGGATATACTACTTTAAATTATTTTGAATAA
- a CDS encoding GDP-L-fucose synthase family protein has protein sequence MDKSSKIYIAGHRGLVGSAIVENLKSKGYINLLTRTHKELELTNQKAVESFFETEKPDYVILAAAKVGGIVANNVYRADFIYENMMIQNNVIHQSYKHNVKKLLFLGSTCIYPKNAPQPMKEEYLLTDTLEYTNEPYAIAKIAGIKMCESYNLQYGTNFISVMPTNLYGPNDNFDLEKSHVLPALIRKIYLAKLLNESDFDTVKKNLGVDTTQEAIDYLKSFGVSSNSVEIWGSGKPKREFLWSKDMADACVFIMENRNFSDTFDKDQKEIRNTHINIGTGIDISIKELALTIKEIIGFEGKLVFNTEKPDGTMKKLTDVTKLNELGWKHTVELEEGIKKVYDWYVTNN, from the coding sequence ATGGACAAATCGTCTAAAATATATATTGCAGGACACAGAGGACTTGTAGGTAGTGCTATTGTTGAAAATTTAAAATCTAAAGGATATATAAATTTATTAACTAGAACACATAAAGAATTAGAGCTTACAAATCAAAAAGCTGTTGAAAGTTTTTTTGAAACAGAAAAGCCAGACTATGTAATTTTAGCTGCGGCTAAAGTTGGTGGAATTGTTGCTAATAATGTATATAGAGCAGATTTTATTTATGAAAATATGATGATTCAAAATAATGTGATTCATCAAAGTTATAAGCACAATGTAAAAAAATTATTATTTTTAGGAAGTACATGTATTTACCCTAAAAATGCTCCACAACCCATGAAAGAGGAATACCTCTTGACTGATACTTTGGAGTATACCAATGAACCATATGCAATTGCAAAAATTGCAGGAATTAAAATGTGTGAAAGTTATAATTTACAATATGGCACAAACTTTATTTCTGTAATGCCAACCAATTTGTATGGACCAAATGATAATTTTGATTTAGAAAAATCTCATGTATTACCTGCACTTATTAGAAAAATATATCTAGCAAAGTTGCTAAATGAATCAGATTTTGACACCGTAAAGAAAAATTTAGGAGTTGATACTACTCAAGAAGCAATAGATTACTTAAAATCTTTTGGAGTATCAAGCAATAGTGTAGAAATTTGGGGTTCAGGAAAACCAAAACGAGAGTTTTTGTGGTCCAAAGATATGGCTGATGCTTGTGTATTTATTATGGAAAACAGAAATTTCTCTGATACCTTTGATAAAGATCAAAAGGAAATTAGAAATACTCATATTAATATAGGTACAGGAATAGATATCTCAATTAAAGAATTGGCATTAACTATAAAAGAAATAATTGGATTTGAAGGAAAATTAGTATTTAATACCGAAAAACCTGATGGTACAATGAAAAAATTAACAGATGTTACCAAACTAAATGAATTGGGGTGGAAACATACTGTTGAACTTGAAGAAGGAATAAAAAAAGTATATGATTGGTATGTTACAAATAACTAA
- the cysQ gene encoding 3'(2'),5'-bisphosphate nucleotidase CysQ, whose product MLQITKNLKTAITASLEAGKVIMDVYDSDDFNVEIKGDNSPLTTADKKANDIINSYLIPTETPIISEENKQTDYSVRKDWNTCWVVDPVDGTKEFIKRNGEFTVNIALVKNEKPVLGVIYVPAIKTLYFADVENSQGFKTILDYHETSIEEILQKCTLLSPKGRNSNPVEVVGSRSHMSQETLDYVDELREEGKEVEIVSKGSSLKFCLVAEGNADVYPRFAPTMEWDTAAGQAICNAVGIDVISKETNKTLLYNKENLLNPWFLVVKNER is encoded by the coding sequence ATGTTACAAATAACTAAGAATTTAAAAACAGCTATAACAGCTTCCTTAGAAGCAGGAAAAGTTATTATGGATGTTTATGATAGCGACGATTTTAATGTAGAAATTAAAGGAGATAATTCTCCTTTAACAACAGCAGACAAAAAAGCAAATGACATAATTAATTCTTATTTAATTCCAACAGAAACTCCAATTATTTCTGAAGAAAACAAACAAACAGATTATTCAGTAAGAAAAGATTGGAATACTTGTTGGGTAGTTGACCCAGTAGACGGTACAAAAGAATTCATTAAGAGAAATGGTGAGTTTACAGTAAATATTGCCTTGGTAAAAAATGAAAAACCAGTATTAGGAGTAATATATGTACCTGCAATTAAAACACTTTATTTTGCCGATGTAGAAAATTCTCAAGGCTTCAAAACAATATTAGATTATCACGAAACTTCAATCGAAGAAATTCTTCAAAAATGTACACTTCTTTCACCAAAAGGTAGAAATTCAAATCCTGTAGAGGTTGTTGGTAGTCGTTCACACATGAGTCAAGAAACATTAGATTATGTTGATGAATTAAGAGAAGAAGGAAAAGAAGTTGAAATTGTATCAAAAGGTAGTTCATTGAAGTTTTGTTTAGTTGCAGAGGGTAATGCAGATGTATATCCTAGGTTTGCACCAACTATGGAATGGGATACAGCTGCAGGACAAGCTATATGTAATGCGGTTGGAATTGATGTAATATCTAAAGAAACAAATAAAACATTACTATATAATAAAGAAAATCTTTTAAACCCTTGGTTTTTAGTTGTTAAAAATGAGAGATAA
- a CDS encoding DUF2061 domain-containing protein: MRDKSYKRHVAKAITWRLIGTIDTILLSWLISGDPFTGLKIGFAEVVTKMLLYYLHERVWFKVKMAESNKRHLLKTITWRVIGTIDTMVLAWVISGNPLTGLKIGLAEVITKMILYYLHEKFWYKLDYGLEKRRRLKKWKKI, from the coding sequence ATGAGAGATAAATCATATAAACGCCATGTTGCAAAAGCAATAACATGGAGGTTAATAGGTACAATTGATACAATTTTACTTTCTTGGCTCATTTCTGGCGATCCATTCACTGGATTAAAAATAGGGTTTGCTGAGGTAGTAACTAAAATGCTCTTGTATTATTTACACGAGAGAGTGTGGTTTAAAGTAAAAATGGCTGAGAGTAATAAGAGACATCTTTTAAAAACAATTACTTGGCGTGTAATAGGTACAATTGATACAATGGTCTTGGCATGGGTTATTTCTGGAAACCCATTAACAGGCTTAAAAATAGGATTAGCCGAAGTAATTACTAAAATGATTTTATATTATTTACACGAGAAATTTTGGTATAAATTAGATTACGGTTTAGAAAAAAGAAGGAGATTGAAAAAATGGAAAAAAATATAA
- the cysC gene encoding adenylyl-sulfate kinase, translating into MEKNIIPHTYQISQDDRKKLNNQNSFLMWFTGLSGSGKSTIANVVEQELYKKGIKTYTLDGDNIRKGINNDLSFSPEDRTENIRRIAEIAHLMVDAGLVVLAAFVSPYKKDRDNIRSIVKDVNFVEIYINTSAEECERRDVKGLYKKARAGEIKNMTGISAPYEAPENPDIEINTEKETVEEAVYKIIEFITPKLQLNHE; encoded by the coding sequence ATGGAAAAAAATATAATTCCGCATACATATCAAATTTCTCAAGACGATAGAAAAAAACTGAATAATCAGAATTCTTTTTTGATGTGGTTTACAGGATTGTCAGGTTCAGGAAAATCAACTATTGCCAATGTTGTAGAACAAGAGTTATATAAAAAAGGAATAAAAACCTATACTTTAGACGGTGATAACATTAGAAAAGGAATAAATAATGATTTATCTTTTTCTCCAGAAGATAGGACAGAAAATATTAGAAGAATTGCTGAGATTGCCCATTTGATGGTAGATGCAGGTTTAGTTGTATTAGCCGCTTTTGTATCACCCTACAAAAAAGATAGAGATAACATAAGAAGTATCGTTAAAGATGTTAACTTTGTCGAAATTTATATAAATACCAGTGCCGAAGAATGTGAGCGTCGAGACGTTAAAGGTTTATATAAAAAAGCAAGAGCAGGAGAAATAAAAAACATGACAGGAATTTCAGCACCGTATGAAGCACCTGAAAATCCTGATATAGAAATAAATACAGAAAAAGAAACTGTAGAAGAAGCAGTTTATAAAATAATAGAATTTATAACACCTAAATTACAACTCAACCATGAGTAA
- the cysD gene encoding sulfate adenylyltransferase subunit CysD translates to MSKYYLNYLDELESEAIFILREVWAQFQNPVILFSGGKDSILVTHLAKKAFYPAKIPFPLMHVDTGHNFPETIQFRDDIIKELGVDLIVGSVQESIDDGRVAEEKGKNATRNALQITTLLDAIEANKVDCAIGGGRRDEEKARAKERFFSHRDDFGQWDPKNQRPELWNIFNGKHFQGEHFRAFPISNWTEMDVWNYIKRENISIPSLYFAHEREVVRRDGTWIPNSEFLVLEEHEEVVTKKIRFRTLGDITITGGDESDADTLEKIAIEVSGMRQTERGNRSDDKRSESAMEDRKRQGYF, encoded by the coding sequence ATGAGTAAATACTATTTAAATTATTTAGACGAATTAGAGAGTGAAGCTATCTTTATTTTAAGAGAAGTTTGGGCTCAATTTCAAAACCCAGTAATTTTATTTTCTGGTGGGAAAGATTCAATTTTAGTAACACATTTAGCTAAAAAGGCATTTTATCCAGCTAAAATACCATTTCCTTTAATGCACGTTGATACAGGACACAATTTTCCTGAAACAATACAATTTAGAGATGATATTATTAAGGAATTAGGTGTTGATTTAATTGTAGGTTCAGTACAAGAATCAATTGATGATGGTAGAGTTGCCGAAGAAAAAGGAAAAAACGCAACACGTAATGCACTTCAAATTACAACACTTTTAGATGCTATTGAAGCAAACAAAGTAGATTGTGCAATTGGTGGAGGTCGTAGAGATGAAGAAAAAGCAAGAGCTAAAGAGCGTTTCTTTTCTCATCGTGATGATTTTGGACAATGGGATCCAAAAAATCAACGCCCTGAATTGTGGAATATCTTTAATGGTAAACATTTTCAAGGTGAACATTTCCGTGCATTTCCTATAAGTAATTGGACTGAAATGGATGTGTGGAATTATATAAAACGTGAAAACATTTCAATACCATCATTATATTTTGCTCATGAACGTGAAGTTGTAAGAAGAGATGGGACTTGGATTCCAAATTCTGAATTCTTAGTTCTTGAAGAGCATGAAGAAGTTGTGACTAAAAAAATACGCTTTAGAACTTTAGGTGATATTACAATTACTGGAGGAGATGAGTCAGATGCTGATACACTTGAAAAAATTGCAATTGAAGTGTCAGGTATGCGTCAAACAGAAAGAGGTAATAGAAGTGATGATAAACGATCAGAATCTGCAATGGAAGATCGTAAGCGCCAAGGATACTTCTAA